From one Lolium rigidum isolate FL_2022 chromosome 4, APGP_CSIRO_Lrig_0.1, whole genome shotgun sequence genomic stretch:
- the LOC124708247 gene encoding membrane-bound O-acyltransferase gup1-like, with product MGGFLIVANGLRYVYSLKGRGASLVWLILSLIYLCYLHGACVGFILAIAGINYSIVKLFARFKYCTGLIWSFNLAMLILNRVYEGYSFSLFGQKMAFLDNYRGTFRWHICFNFVALRMISFGCDYCWTLRSCHFDHKKHMQKCEVCYSGKTCYLALQEKGLSVDKYTFLTYLCYLTYAPLYIAGPVVSYNAFAAQLDVPQKNYSVGQICIYGLRWILNFLLMEAMTHFFHYNAFVVSRLWRQLTPFEIFIISYGVLNFMWLKFFLIWRYFRFWSLVAGVETPENMPRCINNCHDLESFWKSWHASFNRWLVRYLYIPLGGSRRKLLSIWVVFTFVAVWHDLEWKLISWAWLTCLFFVPEILIKSLSNNFQAKSALGRFIHRELGVIGGAVTISCLMVANLVGYVVGPSGIKVVMSQMLQKDALPALAIIFATFYVGVKLMFHIRDARKSQG from the exons ATGGGCGGGTTCCTGATCGTGGCGAATGGGTTGCGCTATGTGTACAGCTTGAAGGGCAGAGGGGCCTCTCTGGTGTGGCTAATACTATCTCTGATCTATCTATGCTATCTACATGGCGCTTG TGTTGGCTTCATTCTCGCGATAGCAGGGATTAATTACTCGATAGTGAAG TTATTTGCTCGATTTAAGTATTGCACTGGCCTCATATGGAGCTTCAACTTAGCTATGCTTATACTTAACCGAGTCTATGAAGGTTATTCATTCTCGTTGTTTGG GCAAAAAATGGCTTTTCTTGATAACTATCGGGGTACATTTCGATGGCACATATGCTTCAATTTCG TTGCATTACGCATGATTAGCTTCGGATGTGATTACTGCTGGACGCTTCGTTCTTGTCACTTTGATCACAAG AAACACATGCAGAAATGTGAAGTTTGTTATTCTGGCAAGACATGCTACCTTGCTTTGCAG GAGAAAGGGCTCAGTGTTGACAAATACACATTCCTAACTTATTTATGCTACTTAACATATGCTCCACTCTATATTGCTGGTCCTGTTGTAAGCTACAACGCATTTGCAGCTCAG TTAGATGTACCTCAGAAAAACTACTCAGTTGGGCAGATATGTATTTATGGGCTGAGGTGGATCCTAAATTTCCTTCTGATGGAAGCCATGACACACTTTTTCCACTACAACGCCTTTGTAGTCAG CCGATTATGGCGGCAGCTGACACCATTTGAGATCTTTATCATTAGCTATGGG GTGTTGAACTTTATGTGGTTAAAATTCTTCCTTATTTGGCGCTACTTCAGGTTCTGGTCACTG GTAGCAGGAGTTGAGACACCTGAAAACATGCCTAGGTGCATAAATAATTGTCATGACCTCGAGAGCTTCTGGAAAAGCTGGCATGCTTCTTTTAACAGATGGCTGGTCAG GTACTTGTACATACCACTTGGTGGGTCTCGAAGAAAACTACTTAGTATTTGGGTTGTATTCACATTCGTAGCAGTTTGGCATGACCTGGAATG GAAACTTATTTCATGGGCGTGGTTAACATGCTTATTTTTTGTCCCTGAAATACTGATCAAGTCCTTATCCAACAACTTCCAG GCAAAAAGTGCCCTTGGGCGGTTCATTCATCGTGAGTTAGGTGTTATTGGTGGCGCTGTGACAATCAGCTGTCTTATG GTGGCAAACCTTGTCGGCTATGTCGTAGGGCCATCGGGCATAAAAGTTGTGATGTCGCAGATGCTTCAGAAGGACG CCCTGCCTGCCCTTGCCATTATATTTGCCACATTCTATGTGGGCGTCAAG CTTATGTTCCATATACGCGATGCTAGGAAGAGTCAGGGTTGA